The genome window CAGAATTTGAGGTTGTTCAGGGCTCGGGCGACGCTGATAGCATTTTGATCAGAGTAAACTCCCAAAACTTCGATCAATTCATAGAACGCTCCGGCGTTAACCTTAACCCGACCTATCCTCAAAAATACGACGCCTCAAACCTCCAGGATAACTCTGTCGGCGTTCCCTCCCAGAGTCAGTTCGCTTCGAGTCCCCAGTTCAATGTCCCAGCTAACTCCCAGCCGGCCCCGGTCCAGTTTACCGTCCCAGCCAACCCCCAGTCCAATGTTGCTCCCAATACAGAGTTCAGTAACCCCTCTAATACACAGTTCAGTAACCCTCCCAGTGCCCAGTTCACTGACCCTTCCAGTGCTCAGTTCTCTGCCGCCCCCAACCCTCAGCCCAGTGCTCCGTCTGGTCAGTCTGAGTCACGCGCCAATGTTCAGCCCGCTTATGAGGTCCAGGCCCGCCACAACACCCCCCATCTCAGCCCGTACAATGCAGAGTTCCCGGGTggtggggcgggacagagagtgAGGGGACAGGACCTTCTCCTCCACAGTTCCGTCAGCCAAGTCCTGCGGAACACCCCCACCAGCGCACAGCTCATCGCCACGAGGCCCGTCCTTCTCCCCCTGTCCCAGCGCCTGGCGGACAACTACACGCTCATCAGGCCGAACCCGGTGGACACTTTCAGATGCGACAATCGCGTAAGTCTTCCGGTAGTTTTTGTTTGACATCTGTAACTCTGTAGCATCGCCGCGTGTCTTTTTACATCGGTGCTTAGTGCCTCCAGTCGCCAGGAGAGAGATCAATTAACTGACGAGGCCTTGTCTGCGGCAGGTGTACGGCTACTACGCGGACCAGGACAACGACTGCCAGATCTTTCACGTGTGCCTGCCGCTGCAGCAGCTGTTCCCGGCCAACTTCACCCAACCCATCACTTACCAGTTCTCCTTCATCTGCCCCAAGCACACGATATTCTCTCAGGTGaggtgcatacacacacacacacacacacacacacacacaatcgaccATCACCTTGTAACGCGTGTGTCCCGCCCCGCAGGACGCCATGGTGTGTgcctgggaggaggaggcggtccCGTGTGAGTACGCTGCCGACTTGTACTGGATGAACGAAAACTTCTTCAGGAAAGTTAACAAAGTAGACGGGACGGGGATGAGGTGGGCCCACGTGAACGAGCCTCGCGCACCATAGACTGCCCTTCCCAGCGATGTCCCCAACCGAAGACGAGACTGAGGAGACGCATACCCAGGCAGTCTCATCTGTGCCGTCCGCCCGGAGGAGGGGTAGTTTTGGGCATTATCACTGTGAGATGTTATAAGCTGGTCACGGGGGGGCAGCTGCTTCAAGTCTTCATGATGAGCTAGAGTAATCTTGCTTTTATTGATTGTGTGTACTtaccagagtgtgtgtgtgtgtgtgtgtgtgtgtgtgtgtgtgtcttgcatgTACATAGGCAGCAACCCAGCACACTGACAGTCATCACTACTACCGTACCTGCCACACCGGACTTGCACTAACGAGGGAGCCAGAATCACCGACTAACACAGCAGTCCACGTTACTATTTTCTCTCCACGCCACTCCCTGCATGACAGCGATCGGAACTGACctgtgaaataaataaatatgcaacaCGAACTTTGAATATTTTCCTTTGTCGTTCCCTCCGTTAGGTTCTATCATATTTCTTTTACGTAACCCAATTTCGAGTGAGTTTTAGGGTGGAATGTTGAGGTGGACGGCGGTGGCGTGGTGGAAGGAATGATGGATAGGCAGGTTGTGGTGGATGGAATAGTAATTGGAAGCTATGAGGTGGATGGAAGGGTGGATTAGGAAGACGTGGTGGATGGAAGAATAGTGATGGATGGGGCTCTATCGTGTCTggggctgtatgtgtgtgtggggggttgggggctgtgtgtggagggggttggGGCTGTTCTGGTGgttggggctgtgtgtgtgtgtggtgtggtggggactgtgtgtgtgtgtgtggttggggctgtgtgtgtggtggttgggggccgtgtgtgtggtgggggtgtgtgtgtggttgggggcgttgtgtgtggtggttgggggctgtgtgtgtggtggttgggggactgtgtgtggtggttgggggactgtgtgtggtggttgcgggctgtgtgtgtgttggttggggtgtgtgtgtgtggtggttgggggctgtgtgtgtggtggttgggggctgtgtgtggtggttgggggctgtgtgtggtggttgggggccgtgtgtggtggttgggggactgtgtgtggtggttgggggctgTGATTGGTGGttggggctgtgtgtggtggttgggggctgtgtgtgtggttgggggctgtgtgtTTGGTGGTTGGGGGGTttgtgtgtggtggttggggggtgtgtgtgtggtggtgggggctgtgtgtggtggttgggggctgtgtatgtggtggttggggggtgtgtgtggtggttggaggctgtgtgtgtgtgggggttgggggctgtgtgtgtgtgggggttgggggccgtgtgtgtggtggttggggtgtgtgtgtgtgtgtggttggggctgtgtgtggggggggggggctgtgtgtggtggttgcgggctgtgtgtgtggtggttgggggctgtatgtgtggtggttgggggcggtgtgtgtggtggtgtgggggtgtgtgtgtggttgggggcagtgtgtggtggttgggggctgtgtgtgtgtggtggttggggctgtgtgtgtggcggttgggggctgtgtgtgtggtggttgggggctgtgtgtgtggtggttgggggctgtgtgtggtggttgggggctgtgtgtggtggttggggctgtgtgtgtggttgggggctgtgtgtgtggtggttggggctgtgtgtgtggtggttggggctgtgtgtgtggtggggctgtgtgtgtgtggtggtgggttgggctgtgtgtgtggtggttggggctgtgtgtgtggtggttgtgggctgtgtgtgtggtggttggggactgtgtgtggtggttgggggctgtgtgtgtggtggttgggggctgtgtgtgtggtggttgggggctgtgtgtgtgtggttgggggaCTGTGTCTGGTGgttggggctgtgtgtgtggtggttgtgtgggctgtgtgtgtggtggttgggggcagtgtgtggtggttgggggctgtgtgtgtggtggttgggggctgtgtgtgtggtggttgggggctgtgtgtgtggtggttggggtgtgtatgtgtggtggtttggggctgtgtgtgtggtggttgagggctgtgtgtgtggtggttggggctgtgtgtgtggtggttgggggctgtgtgtgtggtggtggggggctgTGTCTGGTGgttggggctgtgtgtgtggtggttggaggctgtgtgtgtggtggttgggggctgtgtgtggtggttgggggctgtgtgtgtggtggttgggggactgtgtgtggtggttgggggctgtgtttgtgtgtgttggagtACTGTGTGTGGTGGTTAGGGGCTGTGTGTATGGTGGttaggggctgtgtgtgtggtggttgggggactgtgtgtggtggttgggggctgtgtgtggtggttggggctgtgtgtggtggttgggggctgtgtgtgtggtggttgggggctgtgtgtgtggtggttgggggctgtgtgtgtggtgggttgtggctgtgtgtgtggtggttgggggctgtgtgtgtggtggttgggggctgtgtgtgtggtggttgggggctgtgtgtgtggtggttaggggctgtgtgtgtggtggttgggggctgtgtgtgtggtggttggggtgtgtgtgtgtgtgtggtggttggggtgtgtgtgtgtgtgtggtggttgggggctgtgtgtgtggtggttaggggctgtgtgtgtggtggttggggattgtgtgtgtggtggttggggctgtgtgtgtggtggttgggggctgtgtgtgtggtggttgggggctgtgtgtgtggtggttggggctgtgtgtgtggtggttgggggctgtgtgtgtggtggttgggggctgtgtgtgtggtggttgggggctgtgtgtggtggttgggggctgtgtgtgtggtggttgggggctgtgtgtgtggtggttgggggctgtgtgtgtggtggttgggggctgtgtgtgtggtggttgggggctgtgtgtgtggtggttggggctgtgtgtgtggtggttgggggctgtgtgtggtggtggttggggctgtgtgtgtggtggttgggggctgtgtgtgtgtggtggttgggggctgtgtgtgtggtggttgggggctgtgtgtgtggtggttggggtgtgtctgtgtggtggttgggggctgtgtgtgtggtggttgggggctgtgtgtgtggtggttggggctgtgtgtgtggtggttggggagCTGTGTgtggtggctgtgtgtgtggtggttggggctgtgtgtgtggagggcagtgtgtggtggttgggggctgtgtgtgtggtggttgggggctgtgtgtggtggttgggggctgtgtgtgtggtggttgggggctgtgtctggtggttggggctgtgtgtggtggttgtgggctgtgtgtgtggtggttgggggctgtgtgtggtggttgggggctgtgtgtgtggtggttgggggctgtgtgtggcggttgggggctgtgtgtggtggttgggggctgtgtgtggtggttgggggctgtgtgtggtggttgggggctgtgagtggtggttgggggctgtgtgtgtggtggttgggggctgtgtctggtggttgggggctgtgtgtgtggtggttgggggctgTGTCTGGTGGTTGGGGCTGTGTGTGGTGTTTGGGGGCTGTGTGTAATGATTTGGATTGTTTGTGGTGATTGTGGGCTGTGTATCGTGGTTTGGGGCTGTCTGTGGTGGTTGGGGAGTGTGGTTGACACCGATAACTAACATTTTGAATTCTATAGCTTCTATAGTAGGTGACCAGAACAATACCGCATGATCAAGATCCACCTACTATGCTAAATATAACTTGAAAGCTTCTACTTCAGTTGTTCTGTTGCTTACTCATAGAAATAAATCGATACCCTTCATTGCTCAAATTTCTGCTTGAATAAATTGTACCTTGGACGGAGATCGAAATCACTGAACCCCTAAATCCCCTCTCACTTTGAACCTGCTTGTAGAGTGTCTGTTAAGCGTACAATAGCGAGATGTATGATTTACCTACACTCAAATATCAGACTTCCACCATTCCCTGGGCCATCTGAATACTATCCGCCAGTCTTCAATCATTGAGTTCACATTAGAGGCTACTGGCATAGCAGTCGACTCAATTCGAATCCGATCTTGTGCGATCTTGCAAATTATCTTCTAATCTACCGACATCCTGTCATtgagtcattgatataaataataaacaaacctGGACCCAATACAATAATACCAGACAGGAACCCAACACATCCCCAGTCGGTtggtaccaccaccacctggtgGTGGTCCTTGGAGGCTGTGAGTGGTTCGGGGTTGTGTAGAAGCAGGCCATTTTTCGGGTTGGTAACTTGCCAGAGTGCAGGTGCAGGCAGGCTGGCGCGGCAGGTCTGGGTGTCACTCTGCGGATGCTGCGAGTGGAGAGGATGCTGACAACAAAAAAGAAGTCAATTAATCCTGCAAAAGTGCCCCGGAGGCTGCGTTCTGGTTGGGTACCCGTTGAGTTTAGGGCATCGTGTATTGCTGTAGTCAGACCATGTTTTACAGCACTTTAAGGCGTTTTACAGCACACCTCTCACCCTTGTGTCGAGTTGAACACCAAGGAGTCTAAAGGTCCTTCCGAATTCTTTGTTGATAACCCAGGGAACACTTGGTATTAGCTGGTCTGGATTTTGTGGGTGTTAAGTAGAGGCGGGGAGGCgagcgggaaggaggaggaggaggaggaggaggaggctgaagttTGAAGATACGAGACACATTCCCGAGGGCAGCGGTCTGCGGCCGCCAACACACTGCTACACTTGGGGACGTGACTGGTGGTGGCCGGAGTGCGTGGTGTTAACGCTCTCCAGTGTGAGAGCGAGACGTTCACTCCTCCCTCATTGTTATGCATATTGCCCACCCAAGTGTGGCGTGATGTTAATTAAGAAAATCGAAAGTAGATAGCACAGCGCGTTGATAACATAATTGTGGCCACCTGCAGCAAGACAGCGAAGACAGGTAATTAAGGAGCATGGGAAGGTCATTGGAGAGATCGTCGAACTCCCCAAGACGAGACGTAGTAAATTCTCTTGGGCTTTCGGAAagggcctcccccccccccgcgtcTAAGCGGTCTAAGCGTCGCAAATCATTGGATGAAGCGATTTCCTTGTGGGGCGGCATTGCAGGTGGAGCGGGTATTAGGACGACcacaaaaaatatcaataaacatGAAATTCCAATAATCGAAGTTCCTAACTGTTAAATTCTTAGTACTTGCGATGAAGGTGCGTTTAGTATACACGTGGAGCAActtccactgtttttttttccactcgcCGCCCGATGTTCACTCATGTAAATATGCGAGCAAACCAACACACAAGTAAATCAGCGACGCGACAAGAGACAGAGC of Eriocheir sinensis breed Jianghai 21 chromosome 14, ASM2467909v1, whole genome shotgun sequence contains these proteins:
- the LOC126998485 gene encoding uncharacterized protein LOC126998485, which gives rise to MLLSILLLASGAVSLASPRVRGPQVSPYGRPLPHHNPQHHSSRAQQGVAAHHNPHNPEFEVVQGSGDADSILIRVNSQNFDQFIERSGVNLNPTYPQKYDASNLQDNSVGVPSQSQFASSPQFNVPANSQPAPVQFTVPANPQSNVAPNTEFSNPSNTQFSNPPSAQFTDPSSAQFSAAPNPQPSAPSGQSESRANVQPAYEVQARHNTPHLSPYNAEFPGGGAGQRVRGQDLLLHSSVSQVLRNTPTSAQLIATRPVLLPLSQRLADNYTLIRPNPVDTFRCDNRVYGYYADQDNDCQIFHVCLPLQQLFPANFTQPITYQFSFICPKHTIFSQDAMVCAWEEEAVPCEYAADLYWMNENFFRKVNKVDGTGMRWAHVNEPRAP